Proteins from a genomic interval of Deltaproteobacteria bacterium:
- a CDS encoding type II toxin-antitoxin system VapC family toxin: MLFCDTSTLAKYYVAEPESEAVRARLDAEDRVLLSELARAELMGVFHRQLRERRWDRSAFQTVVRQWSTDDAGGYWTWLPLDAEIVEQVVRVYATLPDDVFLRTADCLHLITALRHGFSEIHTHDAQQRAGAGALGLTAIAISA; the protein is encoded by the coding sequence ATGCTCTTCTGCGACACGTCGACGCTCGCGAAATACTATGTGGCCGAGCCGGAATCCGAGGCGGTCCGCGCTCGGCTCGACGCCGAGGATCGCGTGCTGCTCTCCGAGCTCGCGCGGGCCGAGCTCATGGGCGTGTTCCACCGGCAGCTCCGCGAGCGCCGATGGGATCGGAGCGCGTTCCAGACCGTCGTGCGGCAGTGGTCGACCGACGACGCCGGCGGCTACTGGACGTGGCTCCCACTCGATGCCGAGATCGTCGAGCAGGTCGTGCGGGTGTACGCCACGCTGCCGGACGACGTCTTCTTGCGGACGGCCGACTGCCTGCACCTGATCACGGCGCTCCGCCATGGGTTCTCGGAGATCCACACCCACGACGCCCAGCAGCGCGCGGGAGCCGGTGCGCTCGGCCTGACCGCGATCGCGATCTCCGCGTAG
- a CDS encoding DsbA family protein — protein sequence MNRLAPRFALAGLLVVASASVALAQSEDALIKYFRKKNNLPPTAAVTVQGLKDSANFKGSKEGTLNIAGPQGNKALNFIASPDLKYVVVGEVVDTTVDPSKAVMAKINLQGEPFKGAKDAKVTIVEYSEFQCPFCKRGFDTIENQVLKQYEGKVKFYFKSFPLPFHPWAMPASIAAECAKSQKAEAFWKVYESFFNHQSEINPQNVKDKAAEYLKDTGIDMAKWNTCFDNKETAAKVNKEHDEGAALGVTGTPAFFINGRMLVGAQPFEQFKNVIDDELAAAK from the coding sequence ATGAACCGATTGGCACCGCGTTTCGCATTGGCCGGCCTGCTCGTCGTGGCGAGCGCCAGCGTGGCGCTCGCCCAGAGCGAGGACGCGCTGATCAAGTATTTCCGCAAGAAGAACAACCTCCCCCCCACCGCCGCCGTCACCGTCCAGGGCCTGAAGGACTCGGCCAACTTCAAGGGATCGAAGGAAGGCACGCTCAACATCGCGGGCCCGCAGGGCAACAAGGCGCTCAACTTCATCGCGTCGCCCGACCTCAAGTATGTCGTCGTGGGCGAGGTGGTGGACACCACGGTCGATCCGTCGAAGGCCGTGATGGCGAAGATCAACCTCCAGGGCGAGCCGTTCAAGGGCGCGAAGGACGCCAAGGTCACGATCGTCGAATACTCTGAGTTCCAGTGCCCGTTCTGCAAGCGCGGCTTCGACACCATCGAGAACCAGGTGCTGAAGCAGTACGAGGGGAAGGTGAAGTTCTACTTCAAGAGCTTCCCGCTGCCGTTCCACCCGTGGGCGATGCCGGCCTCGATCGCCGCCGAGTGCGCAAAGAGTCAGAAGGCCGAAGCGTTCTGGAAGGTCTACGAGTCGTTCTTCAACCACCAGTCGGAGATCAATCCGCAGAACGTGAAGGACAAGGCGGCGGAGTACCTGAAGGACACCGGCATCGACATGGCCAAGTGGAACACCTGCTTCGACAACAAGGAGACGGCGGCGAAGGTGAACAAGGAGCACGACGAAGGCGCGGCCCTCGGCGTCACGGGCACGCCGGCCTTCTTCATCAACGGCCGCATGCTGGTGGGGGCGCAGCCGTTCGAGCAGTTCAAGAACGTGATCGACGACGAGCTCGCCGCGGCGAAGTAG
- a CDS encoding TraR/DksA family transcriptional regulator, whose amino-acid sequence MGTDAIRERLRQELLGLIQRNAKIAANLRREQNPLGGDWTENAAVLENDEVLDALDAEGRARATQLRAALDRIAAGTYGTCVRCRGPIHPGRLEAIPEVTTCIDCARAA is encoded by the coding sequence ATGGGGACCGACGCCATCCGCGAACGCCTGCGCCAAGAGCTCCTCGGCCTGATCCAGCGCAACGCCAAGATCGCCGCCAACCTCCGCCGCGAGCAGAACCCGCTCGGCGGCGACTGGACCGAGAACGCCGCCGTGCTGGAGAACGACGAGGTGCTCGACGCGCTCGATGCCGAGGGCCGCGCCCGCGCGACCCAGCTCCGCGCGGCGCTCGACCGCATCGCCGCCGGCACCTACGGAACCTGCGTACGCTGCCGGGGTCCGATCCACCCGGGGCGCCTCGAGGCCATCCCCGAAGTCACGACCTGCATCGACTGCGCGCGCGCCGCCTGA
- the recG gene encoding ATP-dependent DNA helicase RecG: MTPLEDLLRTLGPPLQYLATAPPRLARSALPFRVLREKLALSVARTPDEATRARLEEVRGLLDGLAGGPLPPPAPASAVSGDAEASAALRRLMALVADLRAAPAAAPAPPRPYRGSSDAVAGQLQNLETPVQFVKGVGPKRAEQLATLGLTTVDDLLFHLPFRYEDRRDVRTISMLQSGEHATIEAEIRGVRERFAGRRRILEATAVDASGSLTLLWYHQIAYFRSRFHEGQRVLLHGKVEAAKGMARMLGLRVVHPEVELLEGQEDADTGRIVPIYTKPAGIPIGAMRRLVHAAVDQYAGRVPSALPTATAERRGVVDLAAALRAVHQPPPDADVDELNAGTSPAHRAIVYDELFYLQLGLALRKHNVVAERGIAFPVPAARTRALAATLPFAFTGAQRRVIGEIERDMAAPHPMHRLVQGDVGSGKTVVALHAAAIAVDAGYQAALMAPTELLAEQHCATLRRFGNPVGLTVALLTGGVQGKLRGRTERAIARGDIDLVVGTHALIQEGVAFKKLGLGIIDEQHRFGVLQRQMLKRHGTNPDILLMTATPIPRTLALTLYGDLEVSAIDELPPGRRPIVTRVFNQRRRESVLELLARELDQGRQAYLVYPLVSESEKTDLLDATRMARELAAGPLARYRVGLMHGQMRGDEKDAVMRRFRDGEYQVLVCTTVIEVGIDVPNATVMVIEHAEHFGLAQLHQLRGRVGRGEHRSLCFLLASYAQGDVARERLRVMEETNDGFRIAEKDLEIRGPGEFLGTRQSGLPDFRAANLVRDGALLRQAQEDAAGWLASDPGLASPASRSLRAVLEARWAGRLELARIG; the protein is encoded by the coding sequence GTGACGCCGCTCGAAGATCTGCTCCGCACGCTCGGACCGCCGCTCCAGTACCTCGCGACGGCGCCGCCGCGGCTCGCGCGATCGGCGCTGCCGTTCCGCGTGCTGCGCGAGAAGCTCGCGCTCAGCGTCGCCCGGACGCCCGACGAGGCGACCCGAGCCCGCCTCGAGGAGGTGCGCGGACTCCTCGACGGTCTCGCGGGTGGTCCGCTGCCGCCGCCGGCGCCCGCGTCCGCCGTGAGCGGCGACGCGGAGGCGAGCGCCGCTCTGCGGCGGCTGATGGCGCTCGTCGCCGACCTCCGGGCGGCGCCCGCAGCGGCGCCGGCGCCGCCGCGCCCGTATCGCGGCTCGTCGGACGCGGTCGCGGGCCAGCTGCAGAATCTCGAGACGCCGGTCCAGTTCGTGAAGGGCGTCGGCCCGAAGCGCGCCGAGCAGCTCGCGACGCTCGGGCTCACCACCGTCGACGACCTGCTCTTCCATCTCCCCTTCCGCTACGAGGACCGCCGCGACGTCCGCACGATCTCGATGCTGCAGTCGGGCGAGCACGCGACGATCGAGGCCGAGATCCGCGGCGTTCGCGAACGCTTCGCCGGCCGTCGGCGCATCCTCGAGGCGACGGCCGTCGACGCGAGCGGGTCGCTGACGCTCCTCTGGTACCATCAGATCGCCTACTTCCGGAGCCGCTTCCACGAGGGCCAGCGCGTGCTGCTGCACGGCAAGGTCGAGGCGGCGAAGGGCATGGCGCGCATGCTCGGTCTGCGCGTCGTGCATCCCGAGGTCGAGCTCCTCGAAGGGCAGGAGGATGCCGACACCGGTCGCATCGTGCCGATCTACACGAAGCCCGCCGGCATCCCGATCGGCGCGATGCGCCGGCTCGTCCACGCGGCGGTCGACCAGTACGCGGGGCGGGTGCCGAGCGCGCTGCCGACGGCGACCGCCGAGCGGCGCGGCGTCGTCGACCTCGCTGCGGCGCTCCGCGCCGTGCACCAGCCGCCGCCCGACGCGGACGTCGACGAGCTGAACGCGGGTACGTCGCCCGCGCACCGCGCGATCGTCTACGACGAGCTCTTCTACCTGCAGCTCGGCCTGGCGCTCCGCAAGCACAACGTCGTCGCCGAGCGCGGCATCGCGTTCCCGGTGCCGGCGGCGCGCACCCGGGCGCTCGCGGCGACGTTGCCGTTCGCGTTCACGGGGGCGCAGCGCCGGGTGATCGGCGAGATCGAGCGCGACATGGCGGCGCCCCACCCGATGCACCGCCTCGTGCAGGGCGACGTCGGGAGCGGCAAGACGGTGGTCGCGCTCCATGCCGCGGCGATCGCGGTCGACGCCGGCTATCAGGCCGCGCTGATGGCGCCGACGGAGCTCCTCGCCGAGCAGCACTGCGCCACGCTCCGCCGCTTCGGCAACCCGGTCGGCCTCACGGTGGCGCTCCTGACCGGCGGGGTGCAGGGGAAGCTCCGCGGCCGCACCGAGCGGGCGATCGCCCGCGGCGACATCGACCTCGTCGTCGGCACGCACGCGCTCATCCAGGAGGGCGTCGCCTTCAAGAAGCTCGGTCTCGGCATCATCGACGAGCAGCACCGCTTCGGCGTGCTGCAGCGGCAGATGCTGAAGCGCCACGGCACGAACCCCGACATCCTGTTGATGACGGCGACGCCGATCCCGCGCACACTCGCGCTCACGCTCTATGGCGATCTCGAGGTGTCGGCGATCGACGAGCTGCCGCCCGGCCGGCGGCCGATCGTGACCCGCGTGTTCAACCAACGGCGGCGCGAATCCGTGCTGGAGCTCCTCGCACGCGAGCTCGACCAGGGCCGGCAGGCGTACCTGGTCTACCCCCTCGTCAGCGAGTCGGAGAAGACGGACCTCCTCGACGCGACCCGCATGGCGCGCGAGCTCGCCGCGGGGCCGCTCGCGAGGTACCGCGTCGGGCTCATGCACGGGCAGATGCGCGGCGACGAGAAGGACGCGGTCATGCGCCGCTTCCGCGACGGCGAGTACCAGGTGCTGGTGTGCACGACCGTGATCGAGGTCGGGATCGACGTGCCGAACGCGACCGTCATGGTGATCGAGCACGCCGAGCACTTCGGCCTCGCCCAGCTGCACCAGCTGCGCGGCCGCGTCGGGCGCGGCGAGCACCGCTCGCTCTGCTTCCTCCTCGCCTCCTACGCCCAGGGCGACGTGGCGCGCGAGCGTTTGCGCGTGATGGAGGAGACGAACGACGGCTTCCGCATCGCGGAGAAGGACCTCGAGATCCGCGGGCCGGGCGAGTTCCTCGGCACGCGCCAATCGGGCCTGCCCGACTTCCGCGCGGCGAACCTGGTGCGCGACGGCGCGCTCTTGCGGCAGGCGCAGGAGGATGCGGCGGGGTGGCTCGCCTCCGATCCGGGGCTCGCGTCGCCGGCCTCTCGGTCCTTGCGCGCGGTGCTCGAGGCGCGCTGGGCGGGTCGGCTCGAGCTCGCGCGGATCGGGTGA
- the glpX gene encoding class II fructose-bisphosphatase — protein sequence MDRNLALEVARVTEAAALASARFMGRGDEAGADQAAVEAMRRAFNAIAVGGTVVIGEGTQEQTKALYVGEKIGGGEITTEVALDALEGASITATGGPGALSIIAIAEPGVFFQCPDAYMEKVAVGPEGRGVIDITRAPQDNLHALAEAKGVYVEDLTVVVLERPRHAKLIREVRQAGARIKLLGAGDLSAALATTRPESGIDLLIGVGGGHQGVLAAAALRCAGGDMQARLAPLTHDERDRCYAAGLTDLQQVYKIDDLVRGDVMFAATGVTTGDFLQGVRFFRGGAKTNSVVMRSQTRTVRYLETTHHFDFKPEY from the coding sequence ATGGACCGCAACCTGGCGCTCGAGGTGGCTCGGGTCACGGAGGCGGCGGCACTCGCGTCGGCGCGCTTCATGGGGCGCGGCGACGAGGCGGGGGCCGATCAGGCCGCGGTCGAGGCCATGCGGCGCGCGTTCAACGCGATCGCCGTCGGCGGCACGGTCGTGATCGGCGAGGGCACACAGGAGCAGACGAAGGCCCTCTACGTCGGCGAGAAGATCGGCGGTGGCGAGATCACGACCGAGGTCGCGCTCGACGCGCTCGAAGGGGCCAGCATCACCGCGACGGGCGGGCCCGGGGCGCTCTCGATCATCGCGATCGCCGAGCCCGGCGTCTTCTTCCAGTGCCCCGACGCCTACATGGAGAAGGTCGCCGTCGGGCCGGAAGGGCGGGGCGTGATCGACATCACGCGCGCGCCGCAGGACAACCTGCACGCGCTCGCCGAGGCGAAGGGCGTGTACGTCGAGGACTTGACGGTCGTCGTGCTCGAGCGGCCCCGCCACGCGAAGCTCATCCGCGAGGTCCGACAGGCGGGGGCGCGCATCAAGCTGCTCGGCGCCGGCGATCTCTCGGCGGCGCTCGCGACGACGCGCCCCGAGTCGGGGATCGATCTGTTGATCGGCGTCGGCGGCGGTCATCAGGGCGTGCTCGCGGCCGCGGCGTTGCGCTGCGCGGGCGGCGACATGCAGGCCAGGCTCGCGCCGCTCACCCACGACGAGCGCGACCGCTGCTACGCGGCGGGGCTCACGGATCTGCAGCAGGTTTACAAGATCGACGATCTCGTGCGCGGTGACGTGATGTTCGCGGCGACCGGCGTGACGACCGGCGATTTCCTCCAGGGCGTGCGCTTCTTCCGCGGCGGGGCGAAGACGAACTCGGTCGTCATGCGCTCCCAGACCCGCACGGTGCGCTACCTCGAGACGACGCACCACTTCGACTTCAAGCCCGAATACTGA
- a CDS encoding methylmalonyl-CoA mutase: protein MSAQPRFVPPGSASKETARRFSTVSDMEIKECYAPDDLAGRDTSADIGRPGEFPYTRGVYPTMYRGRSWTMRQFAGFGTPRDTNERFKFLLAQGQTGLSTAFDMPTLMGYDADHERSLGEVGREGTAVSTIDDMTELFDGIALDEVTTSMTVNCSASIILAMYFAVAERRGIPMAKL from the coding sequence ATGAGCGCACAACCACGATTCGTCCCGCCGGGGTCCGCGTCGAAAGAGACCGCGCGCCGCTTCTCGACGGTCTCCGACATGGAGATCAAGGAGTGCTACGCGCCGGACGATCTCGCGGGCCGCGACACGTCCGCCGACATCGGCAGGCCCGGCGAGTTCCCCTACACGCGGGGCGTCTACCCGACGATGTACCGCGGCCGCTCGTGGACGATGCGGCAGTTCGCCGGTTTCGGGACGCCGCGCGACACCAACGAGCGCTTCAAGTTCCTCCTCGCGCAGGGGCAAACGGGTCTCTCGACCGCTTTCGACATGCCGACCCTCATGGGCTACGACGCCGACCACGAGCGCTCGCTCGGCGAGGTCGGGCGTGAGGGCACGGCGGTCTCGACCATCGACGACATGACCGAGCTCTTCGACGGCATCGCGCTCGACGAGGTCACCACCTCGATGACCGTCAACTGCTCGGCGAGCATCATCCTCGCGATGTACTTCGCCGTCGCCGAGCGCCGCGGCATCCCGATGGCGAAGCT
- a CDS encoding beta-lactamase family protein translates to MVLDLVPRSFTLRTCRPVALDGHLHPDFQPVATALREQLRSHPGGAAVAVYWRGRCVVDLWGGYKDAAGTPWTRDTMAPSFSTTKGIAATLMHVLVDRGLLDYDDRVARYWPEFAQAGKDAITVRHVLSHQSGLYHIRQMIDHAERMRDWRYMIRAIERTPPIHPPGTRTGYHGLTFGYLIGEIAQRVTGRSFAELVRTEIAGRLGCDGMYIGTPDHELPRAATLLWPKRNVMTPRLPVGAGVMHWALREGSPVLQRLLAVGGIELDLASILDALAPRGIGSFDFSAPETLRASIPAANGLFTARSLARTYAALAAGGAIDGVRLLSPATVARATEIQSRAASRVVIPFDMRWRLGYHGVLTTRGVPRQAFGHFGFGGSGAWADPRRDLAVALIVNSGLGTPFGDLRIARIGGAALASVDDPH, encoded by the coding sequence ATGGTGCTGGATCTCGTTCCCAGGTCGTTCACGCTCCGGACGTGCCGACCCGTCGCCCTCGACGGGCATCTGCACCCGGATTTCCAGCCGGTCGCGACCGCGCTCCGCGAGCAGCTCCGCAGCCACCCCGGCGGCGCCGCGGTCGCGGTGTATTGGCGCGGCCGCTGCGTCGTCGACCTGTGGGGTGGCTACAAGGACGCGGCCGGGACGCCGTGGACACGCGACACCATGGCGCCGAGCTTCTCGACCACGAAAGGCATCGCGGCGACGTTGATGCACGTCCTCGTCGACCGCGGCCTCCTCGACTACGACGACCGCGTCGCACGCTACTGGCCGGAGTTCGCGCAGGCCGGCAAGGACGCGATCACCGTCCGCCACGTGCTCTCGCACCAATCGGGCCTCTACCACATCCGCCAGATGATCGATCACGCGGAGCGGATGCGCGACTGGCGCTACATGATCCGCGCGATCGAGCGCACCCCGCCGATCCATCCGCCCGGCACGCGCACCGGCTATCATGGGCTCACCTTCGGGTACCTGATCGGCGAGATCGCGCAGCGCGTGACCGGCCGGTCGTTCGCGGAGCTCGTACGAACCGAGATCGCCGGCCGGCTCGGCTGCGACGGCATGTACATCGGCACGCCGGACCATGAGCTGCCCCGCGCCGCGACGCTCCTCTGGCCCAAGCGCAACGTCATGACCCCGCGCCTCCCGGTCGGCGCCGGCGTGATGCACTGGGCGCTGCGCGAAGGGTCGCCCGTGCTGCAACGCCTCCTCGCGGTCGGCGGCATCGAGCTCGACCTGGCGAGCATCCTCGACGCGCTCGCGCCGCGCGGCATCGGCTCGTTCGATTTCAGCGCCCCCGAGACGCTGCGCGCGTCCATCCCCGCCGCCAACGGCCTCTTCACCGCGCGCTCGCTGGCGCGCACCTACGCCGCGCTCGCCGCGGGCGGCGCGATCGACGGGGTCCGCCTACTCTCGCCCGCGACGGTGGCGCGCGCGACCGAGATCCAATCGCGCGCCGCGAGCCGGGTGGTCATTCCCTTCGACATGCGGTGGCGGCTTGGCTACCACGGCGTTCTCACGACGCGCGGCGTACCCCGGCAGGCCTTCGGTCACTTCGGATTCGGGGGCTCCGGAGCCTGGGCCGACCCGCGTCGCGATCTGGCGGTGGCCCTCATCGTGAACAGCGGGCTCGGCACACCCTTCGGCGACCTCCGCATCGCACGCATCGGTGGCGCGGCGCTCGCGAGCGTCGACGACCCGCACTGA
- the mtgA gene encoding monofunctional biosynthetic peptidoglycan transglycosylase produces the protein MRALRVVLRWGACLAVGFAAASLTVVTLYHWVDPPVTPLMLLRAVESALAGAPVGIDHRRVALREVSPALVRSVIAAEDARFFTHWGVDTTELERAVAYNERQGGRRLRGASTITMQCARSVFLWPGRTWIRKAIEVWLAVLMEQLWGKRRILEVYLNVVEWGPGVYGAESAARRHFGVSAANLDAERAALLAATLPAPRRFDPAAPSPSLRRRAATILARARAVELPAAPRLRAAPADGR, from the coding sequence ATGCGCGCGCTCCGAGTCGTTCTCCGCTGGGGCGCGTGCCTCGCCGTCGGCTTCGCCGCCGCCTCGCTCACGGTCGTGACGCTCTACCACTGGGTCGATCCGCCGGTGACGCCGCTCATGCTCCTGCGCGCCGTCGAGAGCGCGCTCGCGGGCGCGCCGGTCGGGATCGACCACCGTCGGGTCGCGCTCCGCGAGGTGAGCCCGGCGCTCGTCCGCTCGGTGATCGCGGCCGAGGACGCGCGCTTCTTCACGCACTGGGGCGTCGACACGACCGAGCTCGAACGCGCCGTCGCGTACAACGAGCGACAGGGCGGACGCCGGCTGCGCGGCGCCAGCACGATCACGATGCAGTGCGCGCGCAGCGTCTTCCTCTGGCCCGGACGCACCTGGATCCGCAAGGCGATCGAAGTGTGGCTCGCGGTGCTCATGGAGCAACTCTGGGGAAAACGGCGGATCCTCGAGGTCTACCTGAACGTCGTCGAGTGGGGGCCGGGGGTGTACGGCGCCGAGAGCGCGGCGCGCCGGCACTTCGGCGTGTCGGCGGCGAATCTCGACGCCGAGCGCGCGGCCCTGCTCGCCGCGACGCTGCCCGCGCCGCGGCGCTTCGACCCGGCGGCGCCCTCACCATCCCTCCGCCGGCGCGCGGCGACGATCCTGGCGCGGGCCCGCGCCGTCGAGCTCCCCGCCGCGCCGCGCCTCCGCGCCGCGCCCGCCGACGGACGTTGA
- a CDS encoding DUF2007 domain-containing protein translates to MPWKVCHATAFEPEAHLVKGFLEHQGIPCLLESRRFEMDPVRTGSLGTIRILVPEEWVPVAAKLISHRTPRPRLPRARVIDVDFRRRRRVSPGARGSRPLEP, encoded by the coding sequence ATGCCCTGGAAAGTCTGCCACGCCACGGCATTCGAGCCCGAAGCGCACCTCGTCAAAGGATTCCTCGAGCACCAGGGCATTCCGTGCCTGCTGGAGAGCCGGCGCTTCGAGATGGATCCGGTCCGCACCGGCAGCCTCGGCACCATCCGCATCCTCGTGCCCGAGGAATGGGTGCCGGTCGCGGCGAAGCTCATCTCGCATCGCACCCCGCGTCCGCGCCTGCCGCGCGCCCGTGTGATCGACGTCGACTTCCGGCGGCGGCGCCGCGTGTCGCCGGGCGCGCGCGGCTCCCGGCCGCTCGAGCCCTGA
- a CDS encoding homoserine dehydrogenase — MGSSKRLASIRPADREIRAGLIGFGTIGTGVVKLLQRRRAAIDAMLGARLRLVRIADLDTRRDRGVRLPKGMLVPDARRVYEADDVDVVIELMGGYEPARRFVLGAIGRGKSIVTANKALLAVHGREIFGAAARQRVDIGFEASVGGGIPIVRVLRDGVVADRTVAVRGIVNGTCNYILSKMSAEGAQFEDVLREAQARGLAEADPSFDIDGIDSAHKLVILSALAFGAELHLRDVHTEGIRRVAQMDVGYARELGYEIKLLAIGSMHGDDVAARVHPTLVPAAHVLAGVRGAFNAIYVEGEALGSSMYYGLGAGMMPTATAVVADLIEIARNRLQDTSARVPPLGIPALRRPKRIPMGDLRTAYYLRIMVRDRPGVLGNLASILGRHGISIATVIQKERSAGGTVPVVIRTHEARERDLQTALGRIGRLAGTQGTPICLRIADDLGGA, encoded by the coding sequence ATGGGTAGCAGCAAGCGCCTGGCGAGCATCCGGCCCGCGGATCGCGAGATCCGCGCCGGCCTCATCGGCTTCGGGACGATCGGCACCGGGGTCGTGAAGCTCCTGCAGCGCCGGCGCGCGGCGATCGACGCGATGCTCGGCGCGCGTTTGCGCCTGGTGCGCATCGCCGACCTCGACACCCGGCGCGACCGCGGCGTGCGCCTGCCCAAGGGCATGCTGGTGCCCGACGCGCGGCGCGTCTACGAAGCGGACGACGTCGATGTCGTGATCGAGCTCATGGGCGGCTACGAGCCGGCGCGGCGGTTCGTCCTCGGCGCCATCGGACGCGGCAAGAGCATCGTCACCGCCAACAAGGCGCTTCTCGCCGTGCACGGCCGCGAGATCTTCGGCGCGGCGGCCCGGCAGCGCGTCGACATCGGCTTCGAGGCGAGCGTCGGCGGCGGCATCCCGATCGTGCGGGTGCTGCGCGACGGCGTCGTCGCCGACCGTACCGTCGCCGTCCGCGGCATCGTGAACGGCACCTGCAACTACATCCTCTCGAAGATGAGCGCGGAGGGCGCGCAGTTCGAGGACGTGTTGCGGGAGGCGCAGGCGCGCGGCCTCGCCGAGGCCGACCCGAGCTTCGACATCGACGGCATCGACTCCGCGCACAAGCTCGTCATCCTGAGCGCGCTCGCGTTCGGCGCCGAGCTGCACTTGAGGGACGTGCACACCGAGGGCATCCGGCGCGTGGCGCAGATGGACGTCGGCTACGCGCGCGAGCTCGGCTACGAGATCAAGCTCCTCGCGATCGGGTCGATGCACGGGGACGACGTGGCGGCGCGTGTGCATCCGACGCTGGTGCCGGCGGCGCACGTGCTCGCGGGCGTACGCGGCGCCTTCAACGCGATCTACGTCGAGGGTGAGGCGCTCGGCTCGAGCATGTACTACGGCCTCGGCGCGGGCATGATGCCGACCGCGACCGCCGTCGTCGCGGACCTGATCGAGATCGCGCGCAACCGCCTCCAGGACACGTCGGCGCGCGTCCCGCCGCTCGGCATCCCCGCGCTCCGGCGTCCGAAGCGCATCCCGATGGGGGATCTCCGTACGGCGTATTACCTGCGCATCATGGTGCGCGATCGGCCGGGCGTCCTCGGAAACCTCGCTTCCATCCTCGGACGACACGGGATTAGTATCGCGACCGTGATCCAGAAGGAGCGCAGCGCCGGCGGGACGGTGCCCGTCGTGATCCGTACGCACGAGGCGCGCGAGCGGGATCTGCAGACGGCGCTCGGCCGCATCGGGCGCCTGGCCGGCACGCAGGGCACGCCGATCTGCCTGCGCATCGCCGACGACCTCGGAGGAGCCTGA